Within Bacteroidales bacterium, the genomic segment ACCGAGATCTCATCTCCCAGTCCATTCTCCACCAGAGAACCTGGCAGGATGACCGTTTCGGAAATACCGGCATGGTTCGAAAGCTCCGTGAATCCAGAATCTTCTTTGTCCAGGTAAACCTTCCACTTACCGGACAGATCCATATACAATTCTTTTTGATGATTGCATGCGGTCAGAGCCAGCAGGATAAGGAGTAATCCGGATAATTTTTTCATACTTTTATCTTTATAAAATATTGAATCCTATTTGTTTAACAGAGCTTTCTCTATCTCTTCCAGAGATTTCCCCCTGGTCTCAATAAGCCTGGCTTTGATATAGAAGAAGCCTGCCACACAGATCAGAGAAAACAACCAGAAACTTCCCGAGGCATGTATCTTATTATTAATAAGAGGGAAGAAATAGGCCAGCAGCAAATTTCCGGTCCAGAGGGCAAAAGTGGCAACGGCCATGGCTGCACCCCTTACCTTATTGGGGAATATTTCAGACAGAACCACCCAGGTTACCGGTGCAAGGGTCATGGCATAGCAGGCAATGGCGGCGATCACAAAAATCAGGAGTGGCAAGCCGGTGGAACCGGTAAAATAGAGGGCCCCCACAATGGAATAGATCAGGGCCAGGCCCCCTGCTCCTGACAGCAGTAGTTTTTTACGTCCGATCCGGTCCACCAGGCTCAGTGCAAGCAGGGTAAAGACCAGATTTACACTGCCGGTGATCATTACATTGAAGAGCATGTCCGAGATGGTGTATCCTGCAGCAGAGAAGACCTCCTCGGCATACAGGAAGATTACATTGATCCCGCACCATTGCTGGAACAGCGCCAGGATAACTCCTATGACAAGCACCGGAAAGATGGATTTGCTCAAAATGGAAGCGGACCCGGATTTTCCTCCTTCGGCATCAAGCGAGGCTTCAATCTCCAAAGTGGTCTGTTTTGAATAGCGATTGCCGCCAATCCTGCTCAATATGTCCCTGGCTTTGTCGGGGTATCCCTTTTTGATGAGCCATCTGGGACTTTCGGGGACAAACCACATGCAGAGGAAGAAAAGTATGGCCGGAACCGCTTCTGCCCGGAACATATACCTCCAGCCGGTCTGCCCGTTCCAGGAATTAATAATGAAAGATCCGGCAGCATGATCCGGCACCGGTTCTGCAATGATCCAGTTGACGATCTGAGCCAGCAGGATCCCGATGACAATGGTCAGCTGGTTTAGGGCCACAAACCGACCTCGGAGGCCGGCCGGGGCAATCTCTGCGATATACACCGGGGAAAGAGTTGAAGCCAGTCCGATCCCCATTCCTCCCAGAATCCGGTAAGCGATAAAGGCGGAGAAATATTGAGAGCCACCGGTTCCTGCGGCGGAAACAAGAAACAGCAATGCGGCAAGCATCAGCAGTTTCTTTCTCCCATAGCGCCCGGCAAGAAGCCCGGAGAGGACCGTGCCAAGAATGCAGCCTGCCAGGGCACTGCTCATGGCCAATCCCTGAAGGGATGGGTTTTGGGCGATCTGAAAGAACTGCTCGTAAAAGGGTTTTGCCCCTCCGATGACCACCCAGTCATATCCAAACAACAGTCCCCCCAGTGCTGCCACCAGAGAGATGCCCGTGATATATTTCAGATTGAACCTTTGCAAACCCATTCCTGCGGAAATCTTCCTTACCTAAAGTAAGCAAAACAGGGGACATACTGACATGAAGTGTATAGTTTCAGAAGATGTTCATAGTTACAGAAGAAGTGTTTATTTTTAGAAGATGAGTTTAATCCGGGCCCTTGAGCAGTGGTCTTTTCCCATGAGAGAAGAGCATAAGCTTCCGCTTTTTTACTTTCTTGTTCTGGGCGCCTTTGCCGGCTGGCAATCCTATTACAACCTGCACCTCGATGGCATCGGGTTCAGCAGCATGCAGATCGGCATCCTGAATGCGGTCTTTATTTTCACCTCGGCCCTGGTGGTCCCTTTCTGGGGCATTCTGGCCGACAGGTATGGAGGTAACAGGATACTGCTTCTCTTATCCTCTGTTTGTGCCGTAATGGTTATCCTGATCGGGGAAACCTTCAAATTTCACTGGATGCTCATGTTTATTGCTGTGATATCTGTGTTTCATCAGCCCTCGGGAGCGGTGGTGGATGGAATGACTGTTGGATTCGTCCGGGCAAACCCCCGCTTCTCCTATGGACAGTTCAGACTCTGGACCTCGGTGGGGTATGCGTCTATTTCTCTGATCGTGGGCTACCTGGCCCGGCATGGAACGGATATCATATTTAAAGTCTCGGCCGGACTCTTCCTGCTGCTTTCTATGATTAACCTCTTAACCCTGCCCGATAAGCCTGTAAGGGGAAAAGGCCTGGTTACTTTCCGGAGCTTCGGCATCTTCTTTCGTAACTATCGCTTGCTCTTCTTCCTGCTGCTTATTTTCTTCCTGGGCATAGCCATTGCCCCCCTGATGCAGTTTATCAATCTCTACTATTACGATATTGGCGCAGGGGCTTCCTTTATCGGCTGGGTGTTTTTCCTGCAGGCCCTTCCCGAAATCCCGGCTTATATCGTGGGGACAAGGATTGTAAAACGGATCGGCGCCGAAAAGATGATTCTTCTTTCCATGGGGATTTCCATGTTGCGTCTGGTATTTTACGGTCTGATCGAGGTGCCGGAAGTGGCCATTTTTTTCAGCATTTTTCATTGCATCACCATTGCCTTTTTCCTGATAGGGGTGGTGGAATATGTGCAGGCGCGCACGCCCGATCACCTTCAGAATACCGGTCAGGCCCTGATATGGGCTTTTCATTACGGGGCAGGAGTCAGTGTCGGAAATATTATTCTGGGCTATCTCAGGGATGCCACCGGGATGCTGAAGGCAATGCATATTCACGCGCTGCTGGCCCTGCTGGTTCTGTTCCTGACCGCCTTGCTTTTTCAGAAAAACCGGGCGTAATATCCAGGAACGATCCTCTTAATGATCCTTCCGTACTTTCCAGCAGAATCCCAGAGCTATGTAATTCATTCTGTGGTTGACCCCAGTTCTGAAAGAAAAATCGATCTGCAGGTTTCCCGGTCATAAAAAGGCGACATTTTTTAATCATTGCCCCGAAGAGAATCTAACAATAGTTTATCTTGGTAAATTAATAAAGCTATGTTGAATGAGCCGGCGAAAGTTAAGCAGGTTTTTGCTGATTTTCCTGGTGGTGACCCTGGGGTTGGTGATCGTGCTGTTTACGGCTATTAACCTTCCTTTCTCCCGGCGTTTTGCCACCAGTCGGGTCAACCAGATCCTCAGTCAGGCAGAGCTGCCGCTCCGCATACAGGCCATAAAGAAAATACTGCCTGCTTCGGTTCAGGTTCAGGGCGCCCTGATAGCGGGACCCCGGGGGGATACCATCCTGTATGCCGGGGAGCTTGAGGCAGATATCCGCCTTCTTGCGCTGCTCAGAAGCAGGGTGGTCATCCGGGATCTTCAACTGGATGGTGTTCGGGTCGAAATTGCACGGGATAGCACTTTACAAGAACTGAATATTGCTTCGGTTTTTCAAACGGGGAAGAAAGAGGAGCCCGAAGTCCCGGAAAAGAATCCTGCCCACTGGAAGATATTCATCAGAAAGGGCAGGCTTTCCAACATCAGTTTCCGGATGAACGACAGCCTGAATGGTATACGGGTTTCACAGCACATTTCAGATCTGGGGATGCGCGGATTCCGGCTTTTGCTCGCTGAAAAGGAATTGTTTTTCAGATCTCTGGAAGTAAGCGGGTCGAGGGGCAATTTGCTCCTGAACTCCAGCCTGCAAACGTCAAATGAAAACTCAGGATTCCCCTGGAATATGGGGTTTCAAAGCCTGGCACTGAAAAATATCGATTTTACATTTATGCAGCTTGCCGATAGTCTGAAGCTGCAAGCACAGCTGAAGGAGGCAAACATGCAGGCCGAGAAAATCGATCTCCCGTCAAAAACCCTGGATCTAAAAAGATTTGAAATAAAGGATGCCACCTGCTCCCTGCAATCCCAAAGCAGCGGACCGGGGGATCTGTTCAGCGGTATTGATCTGGATATGAGAGATGTCAGGTTCGGAGCGGAACAGCTAGGGATGAAAGTGCGGAAACTGAATTTTGAAACGGAAAGGGGATTTATCCTGAAGAAGATGCAGGGTGAGCTTGATTCCGGCAGCGAGCAGACTGCACTTCAAGTGGAGCTTGAGACCGGGAACAGTCAGATTGCCCTGGAGGGCTTTGCAGGCGCAAGTCTGCCGGTACTCCTTAAAGGTCCTGAACAGCTGGAGAACGCTTCCCTGGATATCCGGTCTGGCCGGATATCCCTGAAGGATCTTTCATTCATTTTAAGGCATCCCGTGGAATCTCCGGTCTATGCTTTCCTCTCACCGGAGACTTTTGAATTGGGAACTGCCCTGAATTACCGGGATTCCACCCTGAATATATCCGGGTTTTCGGTCTCCCGGGCAGATGGCTTTAATCTGGATCTGAAAGGAAACTTTGACCAGCCTTTCAGCTTCCCGGAATCAAGGACTGAACTGGATCTGGAGATTACAGGGATCGATCCGTCCTGGGCCGGGAACCTGCTGCAGGAACTGGGGATTGAGGATTCCATCCCGGATGTCAGGGACCTGCTTGTCACGGGACATGTATCCGGTTCAATAGAAACACCGGATATCCGGCTGAACTTATTGAGCTCTTCCGGAAGTGTCGGAATTGCCGGTTCCGTGGATATTCCCCGGCGTCGCTTTCAACTGGCCTGTTCCCTGGATCAGCTTGCTCTCGGGGAGTTTCTCCTTATCCCTGAGTTGGGGACCCTGAGCGCTTCCGGAGAAGTAAAAGGTGCCGGATTGCCGCAAGGAGGGCTGAATGCTGATTTCTTTGTGCAGATTAACAGCCTCGAGTTCAAGGCTTATACCTACCGGGAATTATTGCTGGTGGGAAGGATGGAACCGGGTGAATATGAGCTCAATCTGGTTGCGAGGGACCCCTCTCTGAAGGGTGACCTGAGTTTGGAGCTGAACCTAAGTGATTCGGTGCTTATGGCAGCTGGCAGCGGTAGCCTGATGGCGCAGCTTGATCATCTGAATTTGTATGAGGATACCCTGGCCATAGAGCTGGCTTTGGAGGGGCAACTGAGCAGGCAGGAGAGTAGTCTGGAATCGGAGATTACCGCCAGTGAGATCCGGATTTCCACCCCTGGCGAAACTGCTCTGGCAGACGAACTGAGGGTAAGCTTTAAATCCGACACCTTAGCTTCATGGATTCAGGCCCGGGCAGATTTCTTCCATCTGGACATGATCCTACGGGCGCCTCTGAATCAGCTCGATTCGGCAGGAAAGGATTACAGAGATTACTTTGCATCCTTCCGGGAACCCGCTCATATTTTTTCGGCGGACCGGCTGTCGGGCCTCCCCGAAATAGACCTTACAGGGCAGATATCCAGTCACGGGGTCCTGGACCTGTTTTTGGCGGATACCGGGATCCATTTCACCACCTTTGATCTTTCCATCGACCACCGTCCGGGAGAAAACATCCTGAGTGCCTCTGTACGGGGAGATGAGATTTCATACGGGAAGGCGCGTACGGCTCATCTTGATGCATCCATAACCGATTCGGCAGGAACCGTTTTTTATGAGGCTGTGGCAGAACGTTCCTCCATGAATTCAGGACCGGAGAACAGGGTGAAGGTCAGTGGCAACCTGAGTAAGGGGAGCACGGTTACCACTATCTCTGCAGTTGATTCCCTGGAAAAAAGCGTCTACAGGTTGGAGATAGCCGGAAAGGCGGACAGCAAGCGGATTGTTCTGGAGATACCCTCCAGGGAGCTTATTCTGAACCGGCACCGGTGGCAGATGCAGAGTCCGGATCTGCTGACCATGGATATCTCAACCGGAACAGTGTCTCCATCTTTCCGCCTGGAAAACGATAGTTCACTTATTCAGATCAGAACCCTGGATCAGAATCAAACTATTAGCTACAACCTTGATCTGAAACAGGTTGAGCTTAGTTCTCTTTTGCGCAGGGGCCTTTTCCCGGGCAGGCCTGATGCTACCTTTACCGGCACCCTTAACTATGATACAGGCGAGGATCAGGAGAAGAGAGTATCGACCGGGCTGCAGATAAGTGATGTCAGGTATTCCGGGCAGGATTTCAGCGATATTCGCCTGGATGGGACTTTTAATGCCGGGCCTTCTGAAAGTTATACCATTGATTTGAGGGCGCAAATGGATTCTTCCGGTTTTATTTTAGAGGGAGAGAAAATCGGGAAAGGAGAACGCAGCATGGATGCCTCATTTTCTCATTTCCCACTTATCGCCCTTCAACCTTTCACCAGGGAGTATCTTTCGGATCTGGGAGGTTTTGTTTCAGGAAAATTTGCGATCTCAACGGTTCAGGGGAGTGAACAGTCACGGGGCGAACTGAATTTTGAAGATGCCCGGGTGAAAGTGAAGCTCTTAAACAGTTCATTCAGAATTCCTTCCCAGGGCATCCGGCTTACAAATGAAAGAGTAATGTTTGCCGGTTTTACCGTTCTGGATACCCTCGGCAATGCCCTGAAAGTTGATGGTTATGTGGATTTTGGGGGAAAAGGGCCGGTTACGGCAGATCTGAATATATCTTCCTCAAAACTGCAGTTGATGAGCAGAGATGAAAATACTGCAGCGCCAGTTACAGGGAATGTGTTTGTGGATTCCAGGCTTACCGTAAAGGGCCCGCTTACCAAACCGGTGATCGAAGGAAAAATCTTACTTACAGAGGGCTCTGAGATCTTTTACCAGCAGAAAGAAGACTTAAGGATCTCGGAAAGTGAGAAGATCGTAAATTTTGTCAGCCATGCGGACGGGAACGATGAGTCCCGAATCCCGTTAGCGGTCAGGCAGCAACAATTCATAAACTCCTCTATCGAAACGCTCATTGAAATTGATCCCTCTACCAGGATCAACTTCACTCTGGACAGGCGAATGTTCCATATCGACCTGGATGTGAAGGGAGGCGGACAGGTGTTGTATAATATGCTTGAAAATGAAAGGGTAACATTATCGGGTAGTTATGAGATAAATGAAGGATCCGCCAGGCTTAATATGATAGGCTGGCCCAGGAAGTCTTTTGCCATTGCGAAGGGTGGCTATATCCGCTGGGATGGGGTGGTTGAGAATCCGGAATTAAGGTTTGAGGCCGAGAACAGGGTAAGGAGTGCCTTAGTGAATCCGGTGGACGGGAAACGAAGGGATATAGAGTTTCTGGTGATACTGCAGATGTCTGGCTACCTGTCCGATCTGGAGCTATTGTTTACCATCCGGACCCCGGATCAGTATGTGATGAGCATCCTTAACACCATGAGCCCGGAAGAGAAGATGCGCCAGGCCATTCAGGTGCTTCTGTTTGAGACTATTGATTTGCCCGGGATTTCCCAGTCGACCGATTATATGACCCAGCAGGTGAATCAGATTCTGGCATCCCAGTTAAACCAGCTTACCAAAAACACCATCAAGGGAGTTGATATCTCCTTTGGACTTGATTCATATGATCAGGCCTCTGCCGAGGGTGGGAGTGAGTCCAGCACCAGTCTTTCCTACGAAGTAAGTAAATCGCTGCTGAATAACCGGGGTCAGATTGAAGTCTCTGGACGATTGCACGATCTGAACCAGCAACCCGGGGCCTCCGACCACGCTGTGAATAATGTATCTTTCGAATACAGTCTTGATTCTGCGGCCACTATGTACCTGAAAGTATACAACGAGCATAGCTACGATGATGTTTTTGAAGGGGAAGTAACAAAAACCGGACTGGGATTTACCTATCGGAAAAGCTACCGGTCATTCCGCGATATCTGGAGGCGCAAGAAATGAGGTTTCGATCCAACATAGGTCTGGCAGTCCTTCTGCTTATCCTGGGCGGGTGTTCAAATATCCGTTTTCTCGCTGAGGACCAGGTGCTGTATACCGGACAGACTGGTATTGACATTCGAATCGGAGATGATGACGTAAAGCCCTCCGACGTGAAACAAATTGTCAAGTCGGTGCCGGCTCAGAAACCCAACAATTCCCTGTTTGACCGGCGTCTATTGCCGCCTGTCGGTTTGTGGGTTTATAACTACTGTAAGGATGAGGAACAAAGAAAGCTCAAACACTGGATCTATAAAAGCGTCTCCAAAGCACCGGTTTTGATTTCAGATATAAGGCCCGAACTAAGGGCTCAAAAGATGGCCAATGATTTGTTTGATCAGGGTTATTTCGGGGCACGGGCCTGGCCGGTGGTGGATACCATTGCCCGAAATCCGCGCAAAGCCAGGATTTCCTACTTCATTGAAGTGGACACGCCCTACAGGTATGCGAAGATTGACTTTGATCCGGCCTTTACATCCATGGATACTACTATTAAACAGGATGATTTCAGAACTCAGATCAAGCCCGGGGATCCCTTTAATCTTGACAAACTATCCAGAGCGAGGAACGATCTTTCCAGGCAGTTTCAAAACCAGGGCTATTTCTATTTCGCCAGGGACTTTATTCAGCTGGATGCCGATACAAGTCTGGGGAACAAGGAGATAAATCTACTGGTTCGCAGCCGGGGAGACCTTCCGGCTTCTGCTCTTTCAAAATACAGCATTGATAGTATCCTGGTCATCGTTCGCTCCCCTGGAGATAGCGCGGAGTCCGTTGTGGAAGCTTTTCAGTATGAGGGGCTGACCATCTTTTCATCGGGCGATTATTTGAAACCCGAGGTGTTAAGGGCAGCGCTGTTTTTTAATTCAGGCGATCCGTATTCCTATACCAGTTATCAGAATTCCCTCACCCGGTTAAATAAGCTGGGAGTATTCAGTTTTGTCCGTATTCACTATGAGAAAAACAGCAGGGATAGTCTGAGTCATTTGTTGAATGTGAAGATTGACCTGATTTTGGCCGAACCCGTCAATCTGAATATAGCGGCTGATATGGCTATGAAATCCACGGGATTCGTCGGTCCTGCCCTTTCAGCCGGTATTTCTCACAGCAACACCTTCCGGGGGGCGGAAAAGGTACAGTTCTCACCCACCGGCGCCCTGGAATGGCAATGGGGACCCAAACAGGAGAATCAGCTGGGAACCTTCTCCTATGAACTGGGATTAAATTCCGGTATAACTTTTCCGAAACTCACTCTTCTGGGCAATCATCAAAGAATCAAAGCTCTTATGAATCAGGAGACCTCGGTTAACCTGAATTTTAATCTACGGAACCGTACCAACTATTACTCGATGTTCTCGGCCCTGACCAATCTGAAATACAGCTGGGGAAAACGCCGGGAGATCAGGCATACTTATGCTCCTGTATACTTAAATTCTGTTTCTCTGCTGGCCACTACGCCGGCTTTTGATTCGGTAATTGATGGAAATATTTATATCCGGAAAAGTTTCGAAGAGCAATTGATTATAGGAATGAGGTATGATTTCAGCTACGACAATACGTATAAAAAACAAGCTCACAACCTTTTCTACCAGGCAGGAGTCAGCAGTTCAGGTAATGCTCTGGATTTGTTTGAGGGAATCGGGAGGGGAGCGTCGGACAGACCGTTTGAAATTCTGAACACGGTGTATTCCCAGCACCTGAAGCTTACATCCGATTTCCGTTATTACCTGAACGGGTTCCAAAAAACCCTGGCCATGCGCCTCTATGCAGGTATCGGGATTCCCTACGGCAATTCTTCCGTTCTTCCCTACGTGGAACAGTTCTTCAGTGGGGGTGCCTACAGTATCCGGGGCTTTACAGCCCGGACACTGGGACCGGGCTCCTACCACGAGGTGGAAAACAGTTACATAGACCAGTCGGGCGATATGAAGCTGGAAGCCAATCTTGAATTCCGTTTTGGGATCTCCCGCATCCTGAAGGGGGCTGTTTTCCTGGAAAGCGGGAATATCTGGCTGATCAATGAGGATGAGAACAGGCCCGGATCCCGGTTCCATGTTGATAGCTTTAATAAACAGCTGGCAGTGGGTTGCGGGGTGGGACTGAGGTTTGATTTTAACTTTTTTGTTCTGCGGACGGACCTGGGATTCCCCCTCAGAACCCCTTATCTTCAGGATGATAAGTACTGGTTCTCCGGAGAAGGAAGCACCTTATCCTCTGCCCTTTTTTACTTCGCCATAGGCTACCCCTTCTGAGATCAAAAAAAAAAGTGTTAAAAATACATTTCTATTTGATCTGAATTTCTTAAATTTTGAATGTTTTACCTTTGAATCTTAGCCTGGAATTTATTCTGATCAAAACACTACCTGTAATAACTAACCTAACGATCAACTAAAACTCAAGACTATGAAACAAGATTTACTTCAAAAGTCGGGAAGAAAAATACGGAGTGCTTTGTTACTCCTGTTTTTATTTCTGACTGGTTTTACCTTTCTGAATGCGCAGGTTACCGTCACAGGGACGGTAAGCAGTGCTGAGGATGATGCTCCGATGCCCGGGGTGAATATCATCGAGCAGGGCACCACAAACGGAGCCATCACCAATGCAGATGGAACTTATTCCATCACTGTCCCGGCTGATGCGGTGCTGCATTTCTCCTTTGTGGGAATGATCTCGCAGGATATTCCTGTGGGAAATCAAACGGTGATTGATGTCGTTCTCGAAAGCGGGACCACGGCTCTGGACGAAATCGTGGTTATCGGTTACGGAACGGCTTCCAAGGCCACCCTTACAGGGGCTGTAGCATCGGTACGGGGAGATGAACTGAAGCAGTCGCCGTCCACCAACTTCAGTAATACCCTGGTGGGACGTGTACCCGGACTGTTTGCTTACAACCGAAGTGGCGAACCCGGATATGACGGGGCCACCCTGAGGATCCGGGGAGCCAACACCCTGGGGGACAACAATCCCCTGGTGGTCATAGACGGGATTCCGAACAGGAACCTGGAGAGGCTGGATCCGGCCATGATAGAGAGTTTCACGGTTCTGAAGGATGCGTCGGCGGCCATTTACGGAACTCAGGCGGCCAACGGGGTAATCCTGATTACCACCAAACGTGGTAAGATCGGGAAGCCCACCATTACCATCGATATGAATGTGGGTGCACAACAGCCCACGGTTATCCCTGAGATGGCCGATGCTGCCACCTATACCATGATGCTCAATGAGATCTCTTATTATAATGATCCCAGTAGCGGGATGTACCAGGTTTATTCGGAGGCAGATATACAGGCTTACGCCGACGGATCCGATCCCTGGGGACATCCCAATACGGACTGGTTTGAGGAAGTCTTCAAGCCCTGGTCGCTGCAGCACTATGAGAATGTTTCGGTCAACGGAGGGAACGACAGGCTGAAATACTACCTCTCCTTTGGGAACAAGTTCCAGGATGCGGTCTATTACAACAGTGCCACCTACTATTCGCAGCAGGATTTCCGTAGCAATATCGACAGTAAGATCACGGATAACATCGATCTTTCCTTCGACGTGGCAGCCCGTTCGGAAAACAGGCACTTCCCGACAGTCAGTGCTGGCAACAGTTTCCGGATGCTGATGCGTGGAAAGCCCAATATGCCCGCTTTCTGGCCCAACGGGGATCCGGGTCCCGATATCGAATATGGTCATAACCCGGCGGTAACCACCACAGATGCGACCGGTTATAACGATGATAAGAACTATTACCTGGAGACCAACCTTCGTCTCAATGTGAAGATTCCCTGGGTGAAAGGTCTGGCTGTTCAGGGGAACTTTTCTTATGACAAGCGTTTCCGTTATCAGAAAGTTTTTGAAACCCCCTGGTTTCTCTATACCTGGAACGGATCCACCACGGATCCGGAAACCACACCCGGGAAGCGGGGTCTGGATGCGCCCCAGCTGACCCAAAGGGCCAATGATGACTATAAGATGACCTATAACGCCTATGTGACCTATGACAAGGAGTTTGGTGGCAGCGCCCTGAAGGTGATGGTGGGTACCGAGAATCAGAAGGGCCTGAATAACTGGATGTATGCTTTCCGCAAAAATTATGTGGCCAGTGATATCGATCAGCTCTTTGCCGGTGCTACGGACCAGTATATGGCCAATAACGGATCTGCTTCCCAGTTTGCCCGCCAGAGTTATTTTGGCCGTATCAACTACAACTATAACGGAAAATACCTGGCCGAGGTGGTTATGCGTTACGACGGATCCTATATGTTTGATGAGGCCTGGGGCTTTTTCCCTGGTATTTCCCTGGGATGGCGCATTGTGGATGAGGCTTTCTGGAGCAACAACATCAGTTTCTTCGACGACTTCAAGATCCGTGGGTCCTGGGGACAGACAGGGAACGACAGGATTTACTATGATGGCTCCTTGCAGGAGTACAAATACCTGACTCTCTATGGATTTAGCAACAGGAGTTATGTCTTCGGGCAGAGCGTGGATAATAAAATGCTCTCTGAGCAGGCGATTCCCAACCCCGATGTCACCTGGGAGGTGGCCAACCAGTTTAACCTTGGTTTCAATACAGCCTTCCTGGATAACCGGATGACCCTGGAAGCAGATTACTTCCACAACCTGAGGACTAACATCCTCTGGAGAAGGAACGCATCTGTTCCTACCAGTGCGGGACTTTCCCTGCCTCCTGAAAACATCGGGGAGGTAGCGAACCAGGGATTTGAGTTTGTTCTGGGATTCAGAGGGGGCTCCTCGGGAAGAGTGAGGTACGACCTGGCTTTGAATGGATCTTATGCCCATAACGAAATCCTATTCTGGGATGAGACCCCGGGAATCCCCGAATACCAGCAATCCACCGGACAACCTATGGGAGCAGCACTATATTATGAAGCCATTGGTGTGTTCGAAAGCCAGGCTGATGTCGATGCATATCCCCACTGGGCCGGCGCCCAACCCGGAGATGTCATCTTCAAAGACGTGAATGACGACGGGGTCATCGATGGCCTGGACCGGGTGAGGCAGGAAAAAAGTGGTCTGCCTTTCTTTACCGGAGGATTATCGGCAAGCCTTTATGTAGGCGGTTTCGATGTTTCCATCCTGTTCCAGGGAACATCGGGGGCGGTAGCCTATATCAGTCCGGAATCCGGAGAAATCGGCAACTACTATAACGATTACGCCGTGAACCGGTGGACTCCTTCCAACCCGAGTTCTGAATATCCAA encodes:
- a CDS encoding sugar porter family MFS transporter; its protein translation is MGLQRFNLKYITGISLVAALGGLLFGYDWVVIGGAKPFYEQFFQIAQNPSLQGLAMSSALAGCILGTVLSGLLAGRYGRKKLLMLAALLFLVSAAGTGGSQYFSAFIAYRILGGMGIGLASTLSPVYIAEIAPAGLRGRFVALNQLTIVIGILLAQIVNWIIAEPVPDHAAGSFIINSWNGQTGWRYMFRAEAVPAILFFLCMWFVPESPRWLIKKGYPDKARDILSRIGGNRYSKQTTLEIEASLDAEGGKSGSASILSKSIFPVLVIGVILALFQQWCGINVIFLYAEEVFSAAGYTISDMLFNVMITGSVNLVFTLLALSLVDRIGRKKLLLSGAGGLALIYSIVGALYFTGSTGLPLLIFVIAAIACYAMTLAPVTWVVLSEIFPNKVRGAAMAVATFALWTGNLLLAYFFPLINNKIHASGSFWLFSLICVAGFFYIKARLIETRGKSLEEIEKALLNK
- a CDS encoding MFS transporter, which encodes MSLIRALEQWSFPMREEHKLPLFYFLVLGAFAGWQSYYNLHLDGIGFSSMQIGILNAVFIFTSALVVPFWGILADRYGGNRILLLLSSVCAVMVILIGETFKFHWMLMFIAVISVFHQPSGAVVDGMTVGFVRANPRFSYGQFRLWTSVGYASISLIVGYLARHGTDIIFKVSAGLFLLLSMINLLTLPDKPVRGKGLVTFRSFGIFFRNYRLLFFLLLIFFLGIAIAPLMQFINLYYYDIGAGASFIGWVFFLQALPEIPAYIVGTRIVKRIGAEKMILLSMGISMLRLVFYGLIEVPEVAIFFSIFHCITIAFFLIGVVEYVQARTPDHLQNTGQALIWAFHYGAGVSVGNIILGYLRDATGMLKAMHIHALLALLVLFLTALLFQKNRA
- a CDS encoding translocation/assembly module TamB domain-containing protein — translated: MSRRKLSRFLLIFLVVTLGLVIVLFTAINLPFSRRFATSRVNQILSQAELPLRIQAIKKILPASVQVQGALIAGPRGDTILYAGELEADIRLLALLRSRVVIRDLQLDGVRVEIARDSTLQELNIASVFQTGKKEEPEVPEKNPAHWKIFIRKGRLSNISFRMNDSLNGIRVSQHISDLGMRGFRLLLAEKELFFRSLEVSGSRGNLLLNSSLQTSNENSGFPWNMGFQSLALKNIDFTFMQLADSLKLQAQLKEANMQAEKIDLPSKTLDLKRFEIKDATCSLQSQSSGPGDLFSGIDLDMRDVRFGAEQLGMKVRKLNFETERGFILKKMQGELDSGSEQTALQVELETGNSQIALEGFAGASLPVLLKGPEQLENASLDIRSGRISLKDLSFILRHPVESPVYAFLSPETFELGTALNYRDSTLNISGFSVSRADGFNLDLKGNFDQPFSFPESRTELDLEITGIDPSWAGNLLQELGIEDSIPDVRDLLVTGHVSGSIETPDIRLNLLSSSGSVGIAGSVDIPRRRFQLACSLDQLALGEFLLIPELGTLSASGEVKGAGLPQGGLNADFFVQINSLEFKAYTYRELLLVGRMEPGEYELNLVARDPSLKGDLSLELNLSDSVLMAAGSGSLMAQLDHLNLYEDTLAIELALEGQLSRQESSLESEITASEIRISTPGETALADELRVSFKSDTLASWIQARADFFHLDMILRAPLNQLDSAGKDYRDYFASFREPAHIFSADRLSGLPEIDLTGQISSHGVLDLFLADTGIHFTTFDLSIDHRPGENILSASVRGDEISYGKARTAHLDASITDSAGTVFYEAVAERSSMNSGPENRVKVSGNLSKGSTVTTISAVDSLEKSVYRLEIAGKADSKRIVLEIPSRELILNRHRWQMQSPDLLTMDISTGTVSPSFRLENDSSLIQIRTLDQNQTISYNLDLKQVELSSLLRRGLFPGRPDATFTGTLNYDTGEDQEKRVSTGLQISDVRYSGQDFSDIRLDGTFNAGPSESYTIDLRAQMDSSGFILEGEKIGKGERSMDASFSHFPLIALQPFTREYLSDLGGFVSGKFAISTVQGSEQSRGELNFEDARVKVKLLNSSFRIPSQGIRLTNERVMFAGFTVLDTLGNALKVDGYVDFGGKGPVTADLNISSSKLQLMSRDENTAAPVTGNVFVDSRLTVKGPLTKPVIEGKILLTEGSEIFYQQKEDLRISESEKIVNFVSHADGNDESRIPLAVRQQQFINSSIETLIEIDPSTRINFTLDRRMFHIDLDVKGGGQVLYNMLENERVTLSGSYEINEGSARLNMIGWPRKSFAIAKGGYIRWDGVVENPELRFEAENRVRSALVNPVDGKRRDIEFLVILQMSGYLSDLELLFTIRTPDQYVMSILNTMSPEEKMRQAIQVLLFETIDLPGISQSTDYMTQQVNQILASQLNQLTKNTIKGVDISFGLDSYDQASAEGGSESSTSLSYEVSKSLLNNRGQIEVSGRLHDLNQQPGASDHAVNNVSFEYSLDSAATMYLKVYNEHSYDDVFEGEVTKTGLGFTYRKSYRSFRDIWRRKK